The following DNA comes from Ornithobacterium rhinotracheale DSM 15997.
ATGCTACGAGCATAAAACTCGCGGGGTAGGTAACCGTGAATTTAGCCCTAGAAATTGTAACTTCTCGGTCTTCGAGTGGCTGGCGCATCACTTCTAGAACACTGCGTTGAAATTCGGGTAATTCGTCCAAAAATAAAACGCCATTGTGGGCTAAAGAAATTTCGCCTGGCTGTGGGTAGCTACCACCGCCCACCAAGGCTACATCTGAGGTGGTGTGGTGTGGCGAAGTGAACGGGCGTACAGTCATAAGCGATGAATTTTTCTTTAATTTTCCTGCCACCGAATGAATTTTGGTTGTTTCCAAGGCTTCGCTCAATGTGAGTGGTGGCAAAATCGATGGAATTCGCTTGGCGAGCATAGTTTTTCCACTACCTGGCGGACCGATGAGTAGAATGTTGTGTCCTCCAGCGGCGGCAATTTCCATGGCGCGTTTTACATTTTCCTGCCCTTTGACATCGGCAAAATCAAACGGAAATTGATTGATGGATTTAAAAAATTCTTTTCTGGTGTCAAATTCCACTAAATCTAGCGGAGTGCCTTGGTCAAAAAAGTCGATAACCTCTTTGATATTGCTCACGCCATAAACTTCAAGATTATTAACTACGGCAGCCTCCATGGCATTTTCCTTGGGCAGAATAATGCCTTTAAAGCCTTCTTTTCTCGCTTGAATGGCGATAGGCAAAACACCTTTGATGGGCAAAACATTTCCGTCGAGCGACAATTCGCCCATGATTAAATAATCTTCTATATTTTCTGCTTGTATTTGTTTAGAGGCAGTGAGAATCCCCATGGCAATGGTTAAGTCATAAGCCGATCCTTCTTTTCGTATGTCGGCAGGAGCCATATTGATGATGATTTTTTGTCGAGGGATTTTGTAGCCAATGTTTTGTAGTGCGGCACTTATTCGGTGGCTACTTTCTCGCACGGCACTATCGGGCAGTCCTACAATGAAATAGCCCGTTCCCTTATCCACATTAGTCTCTACCGTAATGGTCGTTGCGTCGATGCCATAGATGGCACTTCCGTAAGTTTTTACAAGCATAAATGTTTAATTCAAATAAAAAATTTTGCCCAAAATACGGAAAAAATAATTAAAATGTGGATTCTTTGGTTTTTAATTACTAAATTGGGAGCGTCTTAGATTTTGAAACTATGAAGGAATGGAGTTTTAAATACGAAATCTTTTCATCTGAAAAAGAGCTTAGTAGCGAAGATAAAATGCTTTTAGCCAAAGCTAAAGAAGCCAAAGATAGAGCTTATGCACCTTATTCTAAATTTCAGGTAGGTTGCTCGCTTTTGCTAGACAATGGAGAGGTTTTTACAGGGAATAATCAAGAGAATGCCGCATATCCCAGCGGATTGTGTGCCGAGCGTGTCGCCATTTTTGCTGCCAAGAGCCAAAATCCTGATGCTGTGGTGAAAAAGATCTTTATCACTACAAGTGCCGAAAATATGAAAGAAGCAATTTCACCTTGTGGCGCTTGTCGACAAGTTTTGGTGGAATATGAGAAAAATCAATTTTCCAAGATTGAAATTTATTTTCAAGGAGCAGAAGCCCAAATAATCAAGCTGTTTAGCGTTTGCGACTTATTGCCATTTACATTTCATTCAGAGATGTTAGGGGAATAGTTTTGTAGTTTTAAACCTAAAAGCGTAAATTTGTGCGATTATATAAACACATTGTAAAAGTTATACATAAATAATATGAAAGAAATAACCAAAGAGACCTACTTAAAGTGGTTCGAGGAAATGACCTTCTGGAGACGTTTTGAAGATAAATGTCGTTCCATGTATTTGAAACAAAAAATTAGAGGCTTTTTGCACTTATATAATGGGCAAGAGGCGATTCCTGCAGGACTTTCGCAGGTGATGGACATGGAAAAAGATAAGATGATTACAGCTTATCGTTGCCATGTTTTGCCAATGGCGATGGGTGTAGATCCTAAAAGAATTATGGCTGAACTCTTTGGAAAAGTAGATGGAACTTCTCATGGTATGGGAGGGTCTATGCACGTGTTTAGCAAAGAGCACAACTTTTTTGGAGGACACGGTATCGTAGGTGGACAAATTGCACTAGGTGCTGGTATTGCTTTCGCAGATAAATATTTTGAAAGAGGAGGAGTTACTTTCTGTTTCATGGGAGACGGCGCTACAAGACAAGGTTCTTTACACGAAACATTCAACATGGCTATGAACTGGAAATTGCCAGTAGTTTTCATTTGTGAAAACAACCAATATGCAATGGGTACTAGTGTTAAGAGAACTGCAAATCACGAAGATATTTATAAATTAGCTGACGGGTACGAAATGCCTTCTCAACCAGTAGATGGTATGGATCCTGTAAAAGTGGCAGAAGCTGCTTACGAAGCTATCGAAAGAGCAAGACGCGGAGACGGACCTACTTTCTTAGATATCAAAACTTACCGATACAGAGGACACTCAATGTCTGATGCTGAGCCTTACAGAACTAAAGAAGAGGTAAATAAATACAAAGAGCAAGATCCAATTTTACTTGTTCAACACAGAATTTTAGAAAACGGATGGGCGACTGAAGAAGAGTTGAACAAAATTACCGACGAGCAAATCAAAAAAGTAGACGAGTGTGTTGATTTTGCAGAAAAATCTCCATTCCCAGAAGTAGAACAAATCTACTCTATGGTTTACGAACAAGAAAATTATCCATTCTTAGATAAAGTAGAAAATCAATAAAACTATGGCTGAAATTATAAAAATGCCAAGATTGAGCGATACCATGGAAGAAGGTAAAGTGGAATCTTGGAACAAAAAAGTAGGAGATAAAGTATCATACGGCGACATCTTAGCCGAAATCGAAACAGATAAAGCGGTTCAAGAATTTGAAACAGATGTAGAAGGTACTCTTTTATACATCGGTGTAGAGGCTGGTCAAGCAGCACCAGTTGATAGTATTTTAGCTATCATCGGTGCAGAAGGCGAAGACATCAGCGGTTTGGTAAGCGGTGGAGGTGCTAGCCAATCAGCACCAGCTCAAGAAGCTGCCGCTCCTGCAGAAGAACCACAAGCGGAAGCTGCACCAGCGGCTGAAGTTCCAGAAAATGTAACTATCGTTTCTATGCCAAGATTGAGCGATACCATGGAAGAAGGTAAAGTAGAATCTTGGAACAAAAAAGTAGGAGATAAAGTATCATACGGCGACATCTTAGCCGAAATCGAAACAGATAAAGCGGTTCAAGAATTTGAAACAGATGTAGAAGGTACTTTATTATATATAGGTGTAGAAGCTGGGCAATCAGCACCAGTTGATAGCATTTTGGCAATCATCGGACCTGAAGGAACAGATGTTTCTGCAATCGTAGCAGGAGGTGGTGCAAAACCAGCTGCTAAAGCGGAAGCTCCAAAGGCTGAAGCACCTAAGCAAGCTGCTCCAGCACAAGAGAAAAAAGAAACTCCAGCGCCTGCTGCTCCAAAAGCACAAGCTACCAACAATTCAGGTAGAGTATTTATTTCTCCATTGGCTAAAAAATTGGCTGATGAAAAAGGATACGATATCAATCAAATTCAAGGTACAGGAGACAACGGAAGAATCATCAAAAAAGATGTTGAAAACTTTACTCCACAAGCTGCTGCGGCTAAGCCAGCTGTTGCTGGTCCAGTTGCATTGGAAGTAGGAGAAGATACTGTAATCCCTAACTCTCAAATGAGAAAAGTGATTGCTAAGCGTCTTTCTGAAAGTAAATTTACAGCACCACACTACTACTTAACCATTGAAGTAGATATGGATAATGTGATGGCGGCTCGTAAGCAAATCAACCAAATTCCAAATACAAAAGTATCTTTCAACGATATCGTATTGAAGGCTACTGCTATGGCTGTGAAAAAACACCCAGTGGTAAATTCAACTTGGAAAGATAACGAAATCGTACAATACGCTGCTGTAAACATCGGTGTTGCAGTTGCTGTTCCAGATGGGCTTGTAGTACCTGTAGTGAAAAATACAGATTTAAAATCATTATCTCAAATTTCTGCTGAGGTAAAAGATTTAGCTACAAGATCAAGAGATAGAAAAATCAAAGCTGATGAGATGGAAGGTTCTACCTTTACAGTTTCTAACCTAGGAGCTTACGGTGTAGAAAGCTTTACATCAATCATCAATCAGCCAAACTCTTGTATCCTTTCTGTAGGTGCGATTGTAGAAAAACCAGTTGTTAAAAACGGACAAATCGTAGTTGGTCACACAATGAAACTTTGTTTAGCTTGCGATCACAGAACTGTGGACGGAGCAACTGGAAGTACTTTCCTACAAACTTTAAAACAATACTTAGAGACTCCAATGTCTATGCTTGTGTAGTTTTAAGTATTAATTATACCCAAAAGAGCAGTGCTTATTGTGCTGCTCTTTTTTTATGATTAAAGAATTTGGAGCTAAAATCAAAATTTTAATTATTTTAGCCAAATGAAAAAACTATTTCAAGTTTTAAAAAAGGTATTTTTATCGATTTTATTATTTTTCGTATTGTATTTTGTTGCAGTACTAATCGGAGGGAATATAAAGTGCAATACTGATCATCATTCAGCCGAGGAAGTAACGATTTATCTGCTCAGCAATGGTGTGCATACAGATTTTGTGGTGCCAATAAAAAATGAAATATATGATTGGCAAACGCTAATTTCTCCAGAGGACACCAAGGGAGGTTATCGTGATTATACCTATGTAGCAATCGGCTGGGGAGACAAAGGTTTTTATATGGAAATCCCAACATGGAGTGATTTAACGCCGAGGATTGCTGCCCGTGCAGCTTTTGGAATAGGCGGAACAGCAATGCATACCACTTATTATAAAAATATAGTGCCAGATGGCAAGGAAACAATCGAAGTTAAAATTAGCAAAGCTGAATATAAAAAATTAGTAGATAAAATTGTAAACTCCTTTCAACTGCAAAATGGCAAATCGATTCAAATAAAAACCGATGCAACTTATGATATAGATGATGCCTTTTATGAAGCCAAAGGAAAATACAGTATTTTTTACACCTGCAACACATGGCTTAATCAAGTGTTGAAAGAGGTGGGGCTACCCTCTTGTTTATGGGCAGTTTTGTCAAATGATATAATGAAAGTTTACCAATAACGATGTTGAAATATTTTAAGAACTTACCAAAAGATAAGCTGATAAAGCAATTCAAAGCGGCATGCATTGCCGAGGGCATTACCTGTATTTTACTATATTTAGTAGCCATGCCCATCAAGTACCAATGGGGTATTTTTTGGCAAATGATTCCTATCGGAATTTTGCATGGGATCATGTTCACTTGGTATTTATTGCTTGTAAACGATGTAAGAAAAGCACTCAATTGGGACGATGAAGACTTTGTTTTTGCCATATTAGCGGCATTTTTTCCCTTTGCAAGTTTTTGGGTTGAAGTGGATTTAGTCAAAAAAAGAATGGAATAAGCCTAAGAATATTTTTTATTTCCAAAAATAAATCTTAGCTTTGCAGTCCGAAATTTTATAAAAATTATATAGAAATGTACGCAATTGTAGAGATAGCCGGGCTTCAATACAAAGTTGAGCAAGACCAGCAGTTGTATGTGAACCGTTTGAAAGGTGAAGCAGGAGAAACAATCGTTTTAGACAAAGTGCTTTTAACTGATAATGGTAGCGTAACTGTAGGCGCCCCAGTTATAGATGGTTTAACCGTTGAGGCAAAAATCGTTGAACACGTAAAAGGAGACAAAGTTGTAATCTTCAAAAAGAAAAGAAGAAAAGGTTACAAAAAGAAAACTGGTTTCCGTGCTTCATTAACTAAAATCGAAATCCTTTCAATCGGAGGAGTAAAAGGTGAAAAACCAGCTAAAAAAGCGAAAGCTACACCTGCTAAATCATCAGCTAAAGTTAAAAAAGATGATTTAACAATCGTAGAAGGAATCGGACCAAAAGTTCAAGAATTATTCAACGAAAACGGAATCAGCACTCTTGAAGAATTGGCTGCTAAGAAACCAGAAGAATTAAAAGCGATCCTTGAACCAAAAGGAGGTATCTACGCTGCTATGGACACAGAAACTTGGCCAAAGCAAGCACAAATGGCTGCCGAAGGTAAAATCGAAGAGCTTAAAGCTTGGCAAGATGAGCTTAAAGGCGGAAAATAAACATAAAACAACTTAATCTAAAAACTAAACTAAAATGGCACACAAGAAAGGAGTTGGTAGTTCTAAGAACGGTCGTGAATCAGAATCTAAACGCCTTGGCGTAAAAATATTTGGTGGACAAAACGCAGTTGCAGGTAACATTATCGTGCGTCAGCGTGGAACTAAACACCACCCAGGTAACAATGTAGGAATCGGAAAAGATCACACATTATTTGCTTTGGTAAATGGTAAAGTAGTTTTCACTAAAAAGAGAGACAATCGTTCATATGTATCGGTTGAGCCGTATGTAGACTAATTACTACTAACTATAAAAAAGTCAATAGCCACTCCGCAAAGAGTGGCTATTTTTGTATCGTTTCATGTAGAAATTAATTATATTTGAAAAAAATTAAATATGAGTACAATTAACTGGGAAAATGTTGAAAAATTTAATTTTACCGATATTACCTACAAAAAATGTAATGGCGTAGCAAGAATTGCGTTTAATCGTCCAGAGGTGAGAAATGCGTTTCGACCTAAAACCACCGCTGAGTTGTTACAAGCTTTTCATGATGCACAGGAGGATACTTCTATAGGGGTAGTTTTATTGAGCTCCGAAGGGCCTTCGTCCAAAGATGGCGTTTACTCTTTCTGTAGTGGAGGCGACCAAAAGGCGAGGGGCAAAGAAGGCTATGTGGGAGACGATGGCTATCATCGTTTAAATATATTAGATGTTCAGCGTTTGATTCGTTTTATGCCAAAAGCAGTGATTTGCGTTGTCAATGGTTGGGCAGTAGGAGGCGGGCATAGTTTGCATGTAGTGTGCGACATGACTTTAGCGAGCAAGGAGCACGCAATTTTCAAACAAACGGATGCCGATGTTACAAGTTTTGACGGAGGGTATGGTTCTGCTTATTTAGCTAAAATGGTGGGGCAGAAGCGTGCTAGGGAAATTTTCTTTTTAGGTAGAAATTATTCGGCGCAAGAAGCTTATGAAATGGGTATGGTCAATGCCGTGGTGCCGCACGACGAGCTAGAAGATACGGCGTATGAATGGGCACAAGAAATTTTGGCTAAATCTCCAATTTCAATCAAAATGTTGAAATTTGCAATGAACCTTACCGATGATGGAATGGTGGGGCAGCAAGTTTTTGCAGGCGAAGCTACTCGCTTGGCGTATATGACAGAGGAGGCAAAAGAAGGTCGCGATGCGTTTCTAGAAAAACGCAAACCAAACTTTGAGAAAAAATGGATTCCATAGGAATTTTAGATTTTTAGATAATTAAAAAACCGTTTCAAAATCATTTTTTTGAAACGGTTTTTCTGTTTTTAAGCTCTTTTGCAATCGATGTGAAGTTTTCGAAGTTTATTGCTAAAGGCTTCATCTTTCAATAGTGTTTCGATGTTTATATGCATTCTGTATTTCCATTTGTGAGGATATACAGATGGGATATTGATTCGCTCATCATCTTCGTTTGGATTGCGCAACTGTTCATCGATTCCTAAAAATTCTTGCAACGGAATCACACAAAGCATTGCAGGAGAATACAAATGCTGATGCAGGATTTCTTCTTGCAACTTAGGCGATAGTTCCTCTGGAGCTTTTCCGCTATGCCCCATCAAATTATTGTAGAAAAATTGTGTGTTTTCCTTATTTTCTCGCCACCATTGTCTCAGCGTGCTTGTGTCGTGAGAAGAAGGCGAAACTACGCACAAATACGGTGCATTTGCAGGGTGCGAAAAACGCTCGCCGTAAATTTTAGGCATACGCTGCACCTCGAGCGATAAAATAGCTAAATCGTTCATTACTTGAGGAACTACGCTTGGCACCATGCCCAAATCTTCGCCACATGTGAGCATTTGGCTTGCTTGTTTTAATGCAGGTAGTTTTTCTAAACCTTTTTCTTTCCAGAAAAATTCCTGTTTGTGGTAGAAATAATCTTCGTGCAATTGGCTCAGAATAATCTGTTGCCCCACGGGTAGGGATTTATAATTTTCGGTGTCAAACAAAGCAAATCTCGGGTGAAATGCCTCGTCATTTTTATCATCTTTTATGAAAAGCACATTTGCTATTAAATCATACAAAAGTGTAGTTTTAGGATTGTCATACCCTAAGGCTTTTTCGATTTTTCTTTGGGTATTAAATTCAGTTTTAAAATTAAAAGTTTCGCCATTTTTCACGAAGAAAGCTTCAATTATATCATCGGTTTCGTCCCCGAAAATTTTAGCTAAAATCTCTTGCGTTATGTATGGTTTATACAACCTCTCGATGGATAAGTCTACTCCTTTTTCTCTTAATTCATTTAGCGTAAATGGAATAGCAGGTTCAAACTTGCCTAAAATTCCTTGCACTTGCTCGGCTGGAATTTCCCAAATTCTGAAAAATCCTAAAATATGATCAATTCGGTAGGCGTCGAAATAAGTTTGCATAAACTGCAACCTTTTTTTCCACCACTCGAAATTAGTTTCTTTAAGTTTTTCCCAGTTATAAGTCGGGAAAGCCCAGTTTTGCCCCGTTACGGCAAAGGCATCGGGCGGAGCTCCCGCTTGCTGATTGGTGTGGAATAATTCAGGGTTTGCCCAAGTTTCTACACTGTTTCGGTAGACGCCAATTGGCAAATCGCCTTTTATGGCAATTCCCATTTGGTGCAATTCTTTCACGGCAAGGCTCAGTTGCTCGTGCAATTGCCACTGAACATAGCAGAATTTCAGCGTTTCGGCGTAAAACTGACTGTCTTTGGTGAAAAATTTATTTAAAGTTGATTTTGAAATCTTTTTATATTTCCCCCATTTATTGCTGTCCACGGTTTTGAAATGGTCTCGCAATGCACAAAACGCCGTATAAGGATAAAGCCACTCTTTGTTTTCAGCGATAAATTCGTTGAAATTCTTATTTTTTTCTAATTTCTTAAAGTGTTTTTGCACATAAGTGGCAATAAAATCATTTTTAAAGGCATTTACTTTTTCATAGGATACGCCAGTTTCTTGATTTAATTTTTCTTTGGCTTTATAGATTTTTTCAAGTTCTGCATGGGTGAGTTTGTAGTTCAGTTTTTCTAAACACAAATACATCGGGTGCAGAGCAAATACCGAAATGGCAGCATAAGGGTAGCAGTCAGACCAATCATGGCTCACGGTGGTGTCGTGGATTGGTAACAGTTGAATCAGAGAGAAACCTGCATTTTTGCACCATTTTCCAAACGGAATTAAATCTAAAAATTCTCCCACGCCTAAATCTTGTTCACTTCTGAGCGAAAAAACAGGAATTGCCACGCCACTACCACGATAGCGTTTGTCGGCAGGTTGTCTAAAATTATTGTCGCTCACGATTACAAAATCTTCATCTGATTGATTCGGCGCTACCCAGCGATTTTCTCCTTCTTCGTAATAGGAAATTTGCTGATTTTCTGTATTGTAAACAGCGTATTTATAAGCGGAATAATTGTTTTCGGCAGATAAATCAACATCTATGCTCCATTTGCCATCGCCTTGAGGATTGAGGAAAATTGCATTTTCTTCTTTCCAAAAACCTAACCCATCGGCATCGCCTAAAATCACCAATCGCTCGTTTGGATCAAAGAGCGGAAAAGTAATCTCAAAGCGGTGTGTATTTTTCTTTAACGCCCGAGTTGTTACTTTCTCATATTCAGGAAAAATATTTTTGAAGAACAAAGTCGAGAGATTAAACTCTGGCATGCTTGGCGTGTTCCAAGAATCATGTAGAATATGATTTTTGCTTTTTAAAACGGGCGAAAAATGACGGATTCCCCATTCTTCGGTTACAGAATTGTCTCGTTTATCTTTTAAAATATAATGATAATCAAATTTTTTGTAAGGAATTTCCAATTCAATTGCCCAAGTATCTTTGCCCACATATTGCATAGGCAAAGCGGTCTCGATGGTGTTTCCCACATTTTTTAGGCTAGTGGAAAGATATAAATCTTGCCCCTCCACCGATTTAAAGTTTAATATAAAGCGTGTTTTCAAAATAAATATTTTGGCACAAGTTAATAAATTTATACTAAATGGAATTATAATTTTTTTGAGCGATTACAATTTGTTACTTTTGTGCAGATTTTTGAAGACTAATATGGCAAAACAAAATAACACAACCCAAACACCTAGATTCTCTATTTTTAAAATGATTGTAGGGCTTCTTTCGCTCTTTTTGGGCTTCACCCTTTTGATCTCATTTGTTTCCTATTTAATGAATTGGAAATCAGATCAAAGTCAGGTAGGGATTTGGAAAGATCCAAGCGTGGAAGTGAACAATTTATTAGGAAAAATGGGTGCTTGGCTTGGGGAAACTTTCATCTACGAAAAATTAGGTTTTGCAGCATTATTTATTCCTGTTTGGTTAATCATTTTGGGAATGATAATTATCTTTAAAATTCAGAAAATTAAATTTTTACGCTTAACGCTAAATTTCTTATTTTTCTGTATTTGGCTGCCACCATTTCTTAATTTAATCTTTGTAAACGACAATATTTGGGGTGGAAGAATGGGGCTTGAAATTGCCGATTATTTAAAAAACATCATCGGAATCATCGGTTTTGTTTTGGTTTTATTTTTCACCTTTTTGCTTTATGCCATCATCGAATGGAAAATCACGCCAGACAAAGTGCGTTCTGCCATGCCAAAAATGCCTGAGCGTGCACTAAAAGAAGAAGCAGAATCGGTAGAAAATGACTTGAACGAGGCTCCCGTGGAAGAAAAAGTGCCTGAAGTTGAAAAGCCAAAAAATACCATAAAAAACGATTTTGCAGAAAAACTGCCTACTCAAAATACTTTTAAAAGTGATGAGGAAGAAGTGGAATTTGTAATTAAACAAAAGCCAGAATCTGTGCCTTCAGCACCGTCGTTCCAAGTGGAGCAACCGCAAGAGCCGAGCATGGAAGATGCAGAAAATGATTTTGAGCCAGAAATCAAAGAAATCATTATAGAAGATGATGACGAAGATGAATTTGAATTATTTGCTACGCCAAGCACTCCAGCATCTGCCACGCCCGTGTCTGATGTGAAAATGCAGGTGGAAAGTGCACCAGAAGAGGAAGAGCTAGAGCCCGAAGAAATTAGCCAAAACTTGGTGCAGCAATATGGCGAATACGATCAGCGTTTGGATTTGTCTAATTACAAATACCCTACCATTGATTTGCTCATAGATTATAATCAAGGCAAAAAACGCTCAATCGACCAAAGTGAATTGGAGGCAAACAAAGACCGAATTGTTGAAACTTTAAGCAATTATAAAATCAATATAGCATCGATTAAAGCGACGGTAGGGCCCACGGTGACTTTGTACGAAATCGTGCCAGAAGCGGGTGTGAGAATTTCTAAAATTAAAAACTTAGAAGATGATATTGCGCTAAGTTTAAGTGCATTAGGGATTAGGATTATTGCGCCAATTCCAGGGCGTGGAACCATAGGTATCGAGGTGCCAAATAATAATCCTACCATGGTGTCGATGCGATCTGTAATTGCTTCACAAAAATTTCAAACAGCAGAAATGGAATTGCCAATCGCCTTTGGAAAGACAATTTCAAATGAAACTTTTGTGGCAGATTTAGCTAAAATGCCTCACTTATTGATGGCGGGGGCAACGGGACAAGGTAAGTCTGTGGGAATCAATGCAATTATTTCTTCGCTTTTATACAAGAAACATCCATCTGAATTAAAATTTGTGATGGTGGACCCCAAAAAAGTGGAATTAGCCCTTTATAATAAAATAGAAAGACATTTCTTGGCTAAATTACCAGGAAGTGAGGACGCAATTATTACGGATAATCAAAAAGTTATCAATACTTTAAACTCGCTTTGTATCGAGATGGACGACCGCTACGATTTGTTGAAAAATGCGGGCGTAAGAAACATTAAGGAATACAATGCTAAATTCAAGAAAAGAAGATTAAACCCAAATGATGGGCATCGCTATTTGCCTTATATTGTTCTAGTGGTAGATGAATTTGCCGATTTGATTATGACGGCAGGGAAAGAAATCGAGGCTCCAATCGCTCGTTTGGCTCAGTTGGCTCGTGCTGTGGGCATTCACTTGATAATTGCTACTCAGCGTCCTTCGGTGAATGTAATTACGGGGATGATTAAAGCTAACTTCCCGTCTCGTGCAGCGTTTAGAGTAACTTCAAAAATCGATTCTAGAACTATTTTGGACAGCGGAGGAGCCGAGCAATTAATTGGAAAAGGAGATATGCTCTATACACAAGGAAATGACTTGGTGCGTTTGCAATGTGCTTTTGTCGATACGCCTGAGGTGGAGAGCATTGCGGAATACATCGGCGGACAAAAAGGATATCCAGATGCGTTTTTGTTGCCAGAGTATGAGGGCGAAACAAGCGATTCGAGTTTGGATTTAGACCCAAGTGAGCGAGATGCGTTGTTTGAAGAGGCGGCGCGTATTGTGGTAAACTCTCAGCAAGGTTCTGCCTCTATGTTGCAGCGTAAACTTAAAATTGGATATAACCGAGCTGGGCGCATCATTGATCAGCTAGAGGCAAACAATATTGTGGGGCCTTTTGAGGGGAGCAAAGCCCGTGAGGTGTTAATCGCAGATGAATATACTTTGGAACAATTATTGAAAAATGATTGATTGTATTTATTAAAAACGAAAACAGATGAAAAAGTTATTTTATACCACATGTTTAGCCTTATTTAGCATTGCAACTTTTGCTCAGAGTGCACAGCAGATTTTGGACAATGTGATCGAGCACTACAAAAAGCAGAAGAGTTTTTACATAAAATTCCAAAGCCAATTGGTGAATAATGATTCCAAAACAAAAGATGCCTATGCCGGAGAAGTGTATGTGAAGGGAGATAAATACAACCTCACGGTGCCAAAAATGGATATTCGCCAGATTTATGATGGTAAAAAACTTTATACCATCTCTAGCGAAAACCAAGAAGTAACGGTGAGCAAACCAGAGAAGGGGAGCGATGAGCTTTTTACCCCAACTCGTGTTTTTGACATTTACAAAGATGGCTATACTTTAAGTTTGGATAAAAAACAAGGAAATGTTCAATACATAAAATTGGTTCCGACTAAAAAATCTGAGCTTAAATATATCATCGTAGGAGTAGATACCAAGAAAAATCAATTGGTGAGCCTGTCTCAAACCAATCATAAAAATACCACAACCACATTTACTGTTCAGAAACAGGTAGACGATATCATTATTCCAAGTGCTCTTTTAAATTTTAGTAAAAAATTCTATAAAGATTACTACATTTCAGAGATTTAAAATTATATGATTAAAAAGCTAGACTGGTACGGAATCCGCACTTTTTTTGGACCATTTATATTTATATTCAGCGTGCTGTTTTTTATATTCATGGTTCAATTTGCTTGGCAAGAGATGGATATGTTTGCGGGCAAAGGCTTAGATATAGGAACAATATTTAAACTACTTTTTTATTTAGGGCTCACCGTAATTCAGTTTGTATTGCCACTTACGGTGTTGCTTTCAGCTATTATGACTTATGGAGGCTTTGGTGAGCGATATGAGCTTGCCGCAATGAAGTCTTCTG
Coding sequences within:
- a CDS encoding FtsK/SpoIIIE family DNA translocase; protein product: MAKQNNTTQTPRFSIFKMIVGLLSLFLGFTLLISFVSYLMNWKSDQSQVGIWKDPSVEVNNLLGKMGAWLGETFIYEKLGFAALFIPVWLIILGMIIIFKIQKIKFLRLTLNFLFFCIWLPPFLNLIFVNDNIWGGRMGLEIADYLKNIIGIIGFVLVLFFTFLLYAIIEWKITPDKVRSAMPKMPERALKEEAESVENDLNEAPVEEKVPEVEKPKNTIKNDFAEKLPTQNTFKSDEEEVEFVIKQKPESVPSAPSFQVEQPQEPSMEDAENDFEPEIKEIIIEDDDEDEFELFATPSTPASATPVSDVKMQVESAPEEEELEPEEISQNLVQQYGEYDQRLDLSNYKYPTIDLLIDYNQGKKRSIDQSELEANKDRIVETLSNYKINIASIKATVGPTVTLYEIVPEAGVRISKIKNLEDDIALSLSALGIRIIAPIPGRGTIGIEVPNNNPTMVSMRSVIASQKFQTAEMELPIAFGKTISNETFVADLAKMPHLLMAGATGQGKSVGINAIISSLLYKKHPSELKFVMVDPKKVELALYNKIERHFLAKLPGSEDAIITDNQKVINTLNSLCIEMDDRYDLLKNAGVRNIKEYNAKFKKRRLNPNDGHRYLPYIVLVVDEFADLIMTAGKEIEAPIARLAQLARAVGIHLIIATQRPSVNVITGMIKANFPSRAAFRVTSKIDSRTILDSGGAEQLIGKGDMLYTQGNDLVRLQCAFVDTPEVESIAEYIGGQKGYPDAFLLPEYEGETSDSSLDLDPSERDALFEEAARIVVNSQQGSASMLQRKLKIGYNRAGRIIDQLEANNIVGPFEGSKAREVLIADEYTLEQLLKND
- a CDS encoding LolA family protein; this encodes MKKLFYTTCLALFSIATFAQSAQQILDNVIEHYKKQKSFYIKFQSQLVNNDSKTKDAYAGEVYVKGDKYNLTVPKMDIRQIYDGKKLYTISSENQEVTVSKPEKGSDELFTPTRVFDIYKDGYTLSLDKKQGNVQYIKLVPTKKSELKYIIVGVDTKKNQLVSLSQTNHKNTTTTFTVQKQVDDIIIPSALLNFSKKFYKDYYISEI